A single Pseudomonas sp. HN11 DNA region contains:
- a CDS encoding OpgC family protein translates to MPNGRDPRIDFFRGLALIFIFWDHVPHNPLGQITLRNVGFSDAAEVFVFLAGFAAVLAYGKIMQRDGYWMACLKILRRAWVLYVVHIFLLALLMGIVFFANSHVETRDLVTEMGLTHFVTHPQQALTDELLLRFKPNLMDPLPLYIVLLAGLSLVLPLMVRKTAVVVAVSLAIYLLAPWMGWNLRAIADGVWYFNPVTWQLLFVLGGAAAMHSQRPKPVETRPLSRQPLFVASAIYVLCAAVLTLSWRWPEAHDALMPSALSDLLYPISKTDLSPVRLVHFLALAYVTAKLLPGRGWTENRLAQHTCRMGRYSLEVFCLGVVLAPLADMINALANDAVVMQLTTAAVGALLMAGLAAWLDLIKRLDQQPRPALHT, encoded by the coding sequence ATGCCTAACGGACGCGACCCACGCATCGATTTTTTTCGGGGCCTGGCGTTGATCTTCATTTTCTGGGATCACGTCCCCCACAACCCCCTCGGCCAGATCACCCTGCGCAATGTCGGTTTCAGCGATGCAGCGGAGGTGTTTGTATTCCTCGCCGGTTTCGCCGCCGTCCTCGCCTACGGCAAGATCATGCAACGCGACGGCTACTGGATGGCCTGCCTGAAAATCCTGCGCCGGGCGTGGGTGTTGTATGTCGTGCATATCTTCTTGCTGGCCTTGCTGATGGGCATCGTGTTCTTCGCCAACAGCCATGTGGAAACCCGCGACCTGGTCACGGAGATGGGCCTGACGCATTTTGTCACCCACCCGCAACAGGCCCTCACCGATGAACTGCTGCTGCGCTTCAAGCCCAACCTGATGGACCCGCTACCGCTGTACATCGTACTGCTGGCGGGATTGTCGCTGGTACTGCCGCTGATGGTGCGCAAGACAGCGGTAGTGGTGGCCGTGTCACTGGCAATCTACCTGCTGGCGCCCTGGATGGGCTGGAACCTGCGGGCGATTGCCGACGGTGTGTGGTACTTCAACCCGGTCACCTGGCAGTTGCTGTTTGTGCTCGGTGGCGCGGCGGCGATGCACAGCCAACGGCCAAAGCCGGTCGAGACCCGGCCGCTGTCACGTCAGCCATTGTTTGTGGCTTCGGCAATCTACGTGCTGTGCGCCGCAGTACTCACCTTGTCGTGGCGCTGGCCCGAGGCTCACGATGCGCTGATGCCGTCGGCGCTAAGTGATCTGCTCTACCCCATCAGCAAGACCGATTTATCACCGGTGCGCCTGGTGCACTTCCTCGCCCTGGCGTATGTCACCGCCAAGTTGTTGCCCGGCCGTGGTTGGACCGAAAACAGGCTGGCGCAACACACCTGCCGCATGGGCCGCTATTCCCTGGAAGTGTTTTGCCTGGGGGTGGTACTCGCCCCGTTGGCGGACATGATCAACGCCCTGGCCAACGATGCCGTCGTCATGCAGTTGACCACCGCTGCCGTTGGCGCGCTATTGATGGCTGGCCTCGCCGCCTGGCTGGATCTGATCAAGCGCCTGGACCAGCAACCTCGGCCCGCGTTACATACCTAG
- a CDS encoding FMN-binding glutamate synthase family protein — MSLSLLSRYAFFAVCVIFTLASLPFIEHEWLWPITLVTGVLSLIGIFDLLQSPHAVRRNYPILGNIRYLVEAIRPEIRQYLLESDSDALPFSRAQRSLVYSRAKNETADKPFGTLIDVYQSGFEFIGHSMRPAPLSDPSAFRVMVGGPQCTQPYSASVFNISAMSFGSLSANAIRALNQGAKLGNFAHDTGEGSISPYHRENGGDLTWELGSGYFGCRTSDGRFDPERFAVQAQNPQVRMIEIKMSQGAKPGHGGILPKHKVTQEIADTRGIMMGEDCISPSRHSAFSTPLELMHFIAQLRELSGGKPVGFKFCLGHPWEFMGIAKAMLETGILPDFIVVDGKEGGTGAAPVEFTDHIGVPLREGLLFVHNTLVGLNLRDKIKLGASGKIVSAFDIASVLAIGADWANSARGFMFAIGCIQSQSCHTNKCPTGVATQDPLRQRALVVPDKAQRVFNFHRNTLKALAEMLAAAGLDHPSQLSAKHLVRRMSATEIKLFSQLHVFLKPGELLTGEVNGEFYSRMWQMARADSFEPHEVAVA; from the coding sequence ATGAGCCTGTCGTTACTAAGCCGTTACGCCTTCTTTGCCGTGTGCGTCATTTTCACCCTCGCCAGCCTCCCCTTCATCGAACACGAATGGCTGTGGCCGATCACACTGGTCACGGGCGTGTTGAGCCTGATCGGTATTTTCGACCTGCTGCAAAGCCCCCACGCCGTGCGCCGCAACTACCCGATCCTGGGCAATATCCGTTACCTGGTGGAAGCCATCCGCCCGGAGATCCGCCAGTACCTGCTGGAGTCCGACAGCGACGCGCTGCCCTTCTCCCGGGCCCAGCGCTCGCTGGTGTATTCGCGCGCCAAGAATGAAACCGCCGACAAACCCTTCGGCACCCTGATCGACGTGTACCAGTCGGGTTTCGAATTCATTGGCCACTCCATGCGCCCGGCGCCGCTCAGCGACCCCAGCGCATTTCGCGTGATGGTCGGCGGCCCGCAATGCACCCAGCCGTACTCGGCATCGGTATTCAATATTTCAGCGATGAGCTTTGGTTCGTTGAGCGCCAACGCGATTCGCGCACTCAACCAGGGCGCCAAGCTGGGCAACTTCGCCCATGACACCGGTGAAGGCAGCATCAGCCCATATCACCGTGAAAACGGCGGCGACCTGACCTGGGAACTGGGCAGCGGCTACTTCGGCTGCCGCACCAGCGACGGCCGCTTCGACCCGGAACGCTTCGCCGTGCAGGCGCAGAACCCGCAAGTGCGCATGATCGAAATCAAGATGAGCCAGGGCGCCAAACCCGGCCACGGCGGCATCCTGCCCAAGCACAAAGTCACCCAGGAAATCGCTGACACCCGCGGCATCATGATGGGCGAAGACTGCATCTCGCCGTCACGCCACAGCGCGTTTTCCACGCCGCTGGAACTGATGCACTTTATCGCCCAACTGCGTGAGCTGTCCGGTGGCAAACCGGTGGGCTTCAAGTTCTGCCTCGGTCACCCGTGGGAATTCATGGGCATCGCCAAGGCCATGCTCGAAACCGGCATCCTCCCTGACTTCATCGTGGTCGACGGCAAGGAAGGCGGCACCGGCGCCGCGCCCGTAGAGTTCACCGACCATATCGGCGTGCCGCTGCGTGAAGGCTTGCTGTTTGTGCACAACACTCTGGTGGGCCTGAACCTGCGCGACAAGATCAAACTGGGCGCCAGCGGCAAGATCGTCAGCGCCTTCGACATCGCCAGCGTCCTGGCCATTGGTGCCGACTGGGCCAACTCGGCGCGGGGCTTCATGTTTGCCATCGGCTGCATTCAGTCCCAAAGCTGCCACACCAACAAATGCCCGACCGGCGTCGCAACTCAAGACCCGCTGCGCCAGCGCGCCCTGGTAGTGCCAGACAAGGCCCAGCGCGTGTTCAACTTCCACCGCAACACCCTCAAGGCCCTGGCGGAAATGCTCGCCGCCGCCGGCCTGGATCACCCGTCGCAACTGTCGGCCAAACACTTGGTACGACGTATGTCGGCGACTGAGATCAAGTTGTTCTCGCAGTTGCATGTGTTTCTCAAACCCGGTGAATTGCTGACCGGTGAAGTGAACGGCGAGTTTTACTCGCGCATGTGGCAAATGGCGCGGGCAGACAGTTTTGAACCCCATGAAGTCGCAGTGGCATAA
- a CDS encoding helix-turn-helix transcriptional regulator has translation MTMSLQDIAWHRAVGQMIDALDQPNFWAQLVRLLDQYVPSDSWVVLLFSSEHRPLVFAECPGADGTPDPLFQDYLNGLYLLDPFYIASREQARTGLLRLAEVAPEHFELTEYYQRYFRLNVVADEIQFNCHLPDGRTLCLSLGSKQRFDPQQIALLSLIQPWVVSLLRQRLPHELNQVSTPQPPIQNDDWGAQLTARELDVGRLMLSGCSSKEIARKLEISVETVKVHKKHIYSKLGIKSQSELFSIFLQAQNA, from the coding sequence ATGACCATGTCGCTGCAAGATATCGCCTGGCACCGTGCGGTGGGGCAAATGATAGACGCGCTGGACCAGCCCAATTTCTGGGCCCAGCTTGTCCGCTTGCTGGACCAGTACGTGCCGTCCGACAGCTGGGTGGTGTTGCTGTTCAGCAGTGAGCACCGCCCGCTGGTATTCGCCGAATGCCCGGGCGCCGACGGCACGCCGGACCCTCTGTTCCAGGACTACCTCAACGGCCTGTACCTGCTCGATCCCTTCTACATCGCCAGCCGCGAACAGGCGCGCACCGGGCTTTTGCGTCTGGCCGAAGTCGCACCCGAGCACTTCGAACTCACCGAGTACTACCAGCGCTACTTCCGCCTGAACGTGGTGGCCGATGAAATCCAGTTCAATTGCCACCTGCCGGATGGGCGTACCCTGTGCCTGTCTCTGGGCTCGAAGCAGCGCTTTGACCCGCAGCAGATTGCCCTGCTGTCGTTGATCCAACCCTGGGTCGTGAGCCTGCTGCGCCAGCGCCTGCCCCATGAACTCAACCAGGTGAGCACCCCGCAACCGCCGATCCAGAATGATGACTGGGGCGCGCAACTCACTGCCCGTGAGCTGGATGTGGGCCGTTTGATGCTCAGTGGTTGCTCCAGCAAGGAAATCGCTCGTAAGCTGGAAATCTCTGTTGAAACCGTGAAAGTCCATAAGAAACACATCTACAGCAAGCTAGGGATCAAATCCCAGTCAGAGCTGTTCTCGATCTTTCTACAGGCGCAAAACGCCTAG
- a CDS encoding carbon-nitrogen hydrolase family protein, translating to MKVEFAQLAGRDNDTAYNLERALAAIAACADDTQLIIFPETHLTGFPTAETVAAIAEPLDGPTVQAIIQAARAHNVAVVIGIAENDGGQFYNATLLITPEGIALRYRKTHLWPLERGVFNPGDRYSTCVWNGLRVGLLICYDIEFPETARALAQLGAELLIVTNGNMDPYGPTHRTAIMARAQENQAFALMVNRVEEGDGDLLFAGGSALVDPFGTLLFEAGREEGQFAVELVLGQLAAARQDYRYLDDQRMKLPGEVIEHTDGTRELLIP from the coding sequence ATGAAGGTCGAATTCGCCCAGTTGGCCGGTCGTGATAACGACACAGCTTACAACCTTGAGCGCGCTTTGGCGGCAATTGCTGCCTGTGCCGACGATACGCAACTGATCATATTTCCGGAAACCCACCTGACCGGTTTCCCCACGGCTGAGACCGTCGCGGCCATCGCCGAACCGCTGGATGGCCCCACTGTGCAGGCGATTATCCAGGCCGCCCGTGCGCACAACGTCGCTGTGGTTATCGGCATCGCCGAAAACGATGGCGGCCAGTTCTACAATGCCACCTTGCTGATCACCCCTGAAGGCATCGCCCTGCGCTATCGCAAGACCCACTTGTGGCCGTTGGAGCGAGGCGTCTTCAATCCCGGCGACCGTTACTCCACGTGTGTGTGGAACGGCCTGCGCGTCGGCCTGTTGATCTGCTACGACATCGAGTTCCCGGAAACCGCCCGCGCCCTGGCGCAATTGGGTGCCGAATTGCTGATTGTCACCAACGGCAACATGGATCCGTACGGTCCGACCCATCGCACCGCGATCATGGCCCGCGCCCAGGAAAATCAAGCTTTTGCGCTGATGGTCAACCGTGTGGAAGAGGGCGATGGCGATCTGCTGTTTGCCGGCGGCAGTGCATTGGTGGACCCGTTTGGCACCCTGTTGTTCGAAGCGGGCCGTGAGGAGGGGCAATTCGCGGTCGAGCTGGTTCTCGGCCAACTGGCAGCGGCGCGCCAGGACTACCGCTACCTGGATGATCAGCGCATGAAATTGCCGGGGGAGGTGATTGAGCACACTGACGGCACGCGCGAACTGCTGATCCCTTAG
- a CDS encoding APC family permease, translated as MARLQRTLSLGSVVLFGIAYMTPIIVLGTFGILAQSTAGMVPAAYLAALVAMFFTAMSYGRMASAFPVAGSAYSYVRKAISPKLGFIAGWAVLLDYLFLPMAIWLIGAAYLNSAFPALPQWVWVLAFIGITSAINIVGLKLANGINALLMLVQFLVLIAFVALCIHYIGGDASKPLWTIAPFFNGQMHMPLIMSGAAIACYSFLGFDAVSTLTEETRDPRRTIPWAIMLITLIGGLIFVAVSYFVQVAHPSFEFTNVDSAAYEIARNIGGDLFVSIFLIGLIVGQFASGLSAQASGSRLLFAMGRDGVLPKSFFGTLHARFGTPVNSILLCAVVALLALKLDVTTSTSFINFGAFLAFSLVNLSVIFHYWIGAKRRGLRELILFLLFPFIGLLADLWLMVSLDHLAIYLGLVWLAIGVVYLGVLTRGFSRQPPEMDFQEAA; from the coding sequence ATGGCTCGTTTGCAACGCACCCTGTCGTTAGGGTCGGTGGTGCTGTTTGGCATCGCTTATATGACGCCGATCATTGTGCTCGGCACCTTCGGCATCCTGGCGCAATCCACTGCGGGAATGGTCCCCGCCGCTTACCTGGCCGCCTTGGTGGCGATGTTTTTCACCGCCATGAGTTACGGGCGAATGGCTTCGGCCTTTCCGGTGGCCGGTTCCGCCTACAGCTACGTGCGCAAGGCCATCAGCCCCAAGCTGGGCTTTATCGCCGGTTGGGCGGTGTTGCTCGACTATCTGTTCCTGCCCATGGCCATCTGGCTGATCGGTGCGGCTTATCTGAACTCAGCCTTCCCGGCGCTGCCGCAATGGGTCTGGGTGCTGGCATTTATCGGCATCACCAGCGCCATCAACATCGTCGGCCTCAAGCTGGCCAATGGCATCAATGCGTTGCTGATGCTGGTGCAATTTCTGGTACTGATTGCCTTTGTGGCGCTGTGCATCCATTACATCGGTGGTGACGCGAGCAAGCCGCTGTGGACCATCGCCCCATTCTTCAACGGCCAGATGCACATGCCGTTGATCATGAGCGGTGCAGCCATCGCCTGCTATTCGTTCCTGGGTTTTGATGCAGTCAGTACGCTCACCGAAGAAACCCGCGACCCACGCCGTACCATCCCATGGGCGATCATGTTGATCACCTTGATCGGCGGGCTGATCTTCGTGGCGGTGTCCTACTTTGTGCAGGTGGCCCATCCGTCATTCGAGTTCACTAATGTGGATTCAGCTGCGTATGAAATCGCGCGCAATATCGGTGGCGACCTGTTTGTGTCGATCTTCCTGATCGGTCTGATTGTCGGCCAATTCGCCTCGGGGTTGTCGGCCCAGGCCAGCGGCTCGCGTTTGTTGTTCGCCATGGGCCGCGACGGTGTATTGCCCAAGTCGTTCTTCGGCACCTTGCATGCGCGCTTCGGCACACCGGTCAACAGCATTCTGTTGTGCGCGGTGGTGGCGCTGCTGGCGTTGAAGCTGGACGTGACCACTTCCACGTCGTTCATCAACTTCGGTGCGTTCCTGGCGTTCAGCCTGGTCAACCTCTCGGTGATCTTCCACTACTGGATCGGCGCCAAGCGGCGTGGGCTGCGTGAGTTGATCCTGTTCCTGCTATTCCCGTTCATCGGCCTGCTGGCGGACCTGTGGTTGATGGTCAGCCTCGATCATTTGGCGATCTACCTGGGCCTGGTGTGGTTGGCGATCGGCGTGGTTTACCTGGGCGTGCTCACGCGCGGGTTTTCACGACAGCCTCCGGAAATGGACTTCCAGGAAGCCGCATAG
- a CDS encoding type B 50S ribosomal protein L31, protein MKAGIHPDYRTVLFHDTAADVFFLIGSTADSDRTHKHSDGNTYPYIPLDVSSASHPIYTGQQRKTQAEGRIAGFNKRFASFGSSPKKAEA, encoded by the coding sequence ATGAAAGCTGGTATCCATCCTGACTACCGCACCGTGCTGTTCCACGACACTGCCGCCGACGTGTTCTTCCTTATCGGTTCCACTGCCGACAGCGACCGCACCCACAAGCACAGCGATGGCAACACTTACCCCTACATCCCGCTGGACGTGTCCAGCGCCTCGCACCCCATCTACACCGGCCAACAACGCAAGACCCAGGCCGAAGGCCGGATCGCCGGCTTCAACAAGCGTTTCGCTTCGTTTGGTTCGAGCCCGAAAAAAGCCGAAGCATGA
- a CDS encoding ATP-binding protein — MNQPPNRRILLIDDTPSIHDDFRKILVPTVESNPLLDDMESALFGATAKVQAPVFELHSAYGGEEGLQLLVTAMERKQPYALAFVDMRMPQGWDGAKTIEELWKVAPDLQVVICTAYSDYSWEDLLERLHAHDRLLILKKPFDNIEVQQMANTLANKWDMARRASLQTTHLEQLVEQRTQALQMEIDERKHLESQLVQSEKLASLGQLAAGVAHEINNPVGFISSNLSTLEGYFNQLQQMLDAYQRAEALMTPAEQSEQLKAMRVGLELDFLKEDIPVLIKESKEGIDRVVQIVKDLKNFSRVDNEQTWQFANLQQGIDSTLNIVASELKYKADVVKHYSALPEIECLASQLNQVVMNLVINAAQAMGPERGTITISNGVDGENVWLEVADNGCGIAPQTLQKIFDPFFTTKPVGEGTGLGLSLSYGIVKKHRGDISVSSELGKGTTFRVVLPIRQTAA; from the coding sequence CACGGCCAAAGTCCAGGCCCCGGTGTTCGAACTGCATTCGGCCTATGGCGGAGAAGAAGGCCTGCAACTGCTCGTCACGGCCATGGAGCGCAAACAGCCGTATGCCCTGGCCTTTGTCGACATGCGCATGCCCCAAGGCTGGGACGGCGCGAAAACCATAGAAGAACTGTGGAAAGTCGCCCCTGACCTGCAAGTGGTGATCTGTACTGCGTACTCAGACTACTCCTGGGAAGACCTGCTGGAGCGGCTGCACGCCCATGATCGGTTACTGATCCTGAAAAAACCCTTCGACAACATCGAAGTCCAGCAGATGGCCAACACCCTGGCCAACAAATGGGACATGGCCCGCCGCGCCTCGCTGCAAACCACCCACCTGGAGCAGTTGGTGGAACAGCGCACCCAAGCGCTGCAAATGGAGATCGACGAACGCAAACACTTGGAAAGCCAATTGGTGCAGTCGGAGAAACTTGCGTCGCTGGGGCAGCTGGCGGCCGGTGTGGCCCATGAGATCAATAACCCGGTGGGGTTTATCTCGTCCAACCTCAGCACCCTGGAGGGTTACTTCAACCAATTGCAACAGATGCTGGATGCCTATCAACGGGCTGAAGCGCTGATGACGCCAGCGGAACAAAGCGAGCAGCTCAAGGCCATGCGCGTCGGCCTGGAACTGGACTTTCTCAAGGAAGACATTCCGGTCCTGATCAAGGAGTCCAAGGAAGGCATTGATCGCGTGGTGCAGATCGTCAAGGACCTGAAAAACTTCTCGCGTGTGGACAACGAGCAGACCTGGCAATTTGCCAACCTGCAACAGGGCATCGATTCGACATTGAACATCGTCGCCAGCGAACTCAAGTACAAAGCCGATGTAGTCAAACACTACAGCGCATTGCCAGAAATCGAATGCCTGGCCTCACAGCTCAACCAAGTGGTGATGAATCTGGTGATCAACGCGGCGCAAGCAATGGGACCAGAGCGCGGCACCATTACCATCAGCAATGGTGTGGACGGCGAGAACGTGTGGCTGGAAGTGGCGGACAACGGCTGCGGGATCGCGCCGCAAACCCTGCAGAAAATTTTCGATCCGTTCTTTACCACCAAACCAGTGGGCGAAGGGACAGGATTGGGGCTTTCGCTCTCCTACGGCATCGTGAAGAAACACCGTGGCGACATCTCCGTCAGCAGCGAGCTGGGCAAAGGGACAACGTTTCGAGTGGTGTTGCCGATTCGGCAAACGGCGGCGTAG